One window of Haemorhous mexicanus isolate bHaeMex1 chromosome 16, bHaeMex1.pri, whole genome shotgun sequence genomic DNA carries:
- the LOC132334834 gene encoding LOW QUALITY PROTEIN: bolA-like protein 3 (The sequence of the model RefSeq protein was modified relative to this genomic sequence to represent the inferred CDS: inserted 2 bases in 1 codon): MAAAGLSRGPLFLRCRSWXGESRLARLLREKFPRASAIKVVGISGGCGDMYEIHMESELFREKRPVQQHRMVTQTLSEEITHMPGLRIFTSAPKG; encoded by the exons atggcggcggcggggctgagCCGGGGCCCG CTGTTCCTGCGCTGCCGCTCCTG CGGGGAGTCGCGCCTGGCGCGGCTGCTGCGGGAGAAATTCCCGCGGGCTTCGGCCATCAAGGTGGTGGGCATCTCAG GAGGCTGCGGTGACATGTATGAGATCCACATGGAGTCGGAGTTGTTCCGGGAGAAGCGCCcggtgcagcagcacaggatggtgacccag ACGCTGAGCGAGGAGATCACGCACATGCCCGGCCTGCGCATCTTCACCTCGGCCCccaagggctga